In one window of Maribacter sp. BPC-D8 DNA:
- a CDS encoding SPFH domain-containing protein: protein MESIFSIIGIGLGVILFLIIVYFAIIAMFYKKVHQGQALVRTGFGGTKVATDKGLYVVPVFHRVEIMDISVKKIQIERLATEGLICKDNMRADIKVAFFVRVNNEVDFIKKVAQTIGVQRASRQETLEELFEAKFSEALKTVGKKFDFIQLYEARREFRDEIVDIIGTDLNGYTLEDCAIDYLEQTAVAHLKADNILDAEGIKKINDLTAAQNVKSNLIKRDEEKTIRKQDVEAREAILELDKQLAEKEEQQKREIANIKSREESEILKVSEEELLKSETARIATREKVKVAEENMERQIIVALKNKQRTEAVETERVEKDRLLEATERERVVTLAQIEKEKVVEVEKKNIQDVIRDRVTLEKGVVEEQENMKDIQAFKTADRDKQVKITVAEANAQEDLIKTIKAAEAQKEAAKQKAEEINIEALAHKEASTKEADARKILAEAQAKEEAIVGMSEAQVMHAKADAYEREGIVQAIIIEKKAKAEAVGIEAKADAKRKDGLAEADVIREKAIADAAGIEEKANAMKKLDGVGKEHEEFKLRLDKELQVDLAHINIQKDIADAQAQVIGDALKAAKIDIVGGETMFFDQIIGQITRAKGYDRLVENSTNIQDVKDAILGSDDVKGNLLEKVKEFADKYGISSEDLKNVTIANLLMDLKSKSNDSDEQTLFSNLFNLAKGLGMGDKKLK from the coding sequence ATGGAATCCATCTTTTCAATTATCGGTATAGGTTTGGGGGTCATCCTCTTCCTTATCATTGTTTATTTTGCAATCATTGCAATGTTCTACAAAAAAGTTCATCAAGGTCAAGCCTTGGTTAGAACCGGATTTGGAGGAACTAAAGTAGCTACGGACAAAGGTCTGTATGTTGTACCAGTATTTCACAGGGTTGAAATAATGGACATTTCAGTAAAGAAAATTCAAATTGAAAGACTCGCTACTGAAGGTTTAATTTGTAAGGATAACATGCGTGCCGATATTAAAGTGGCATTCTTCGTTAGGGTAAATAATGAGGTAGATTTTATTAAAAAAGTAGCACAAACTATTGGCGTTCAACGAGCATCTCGTCAAGAAACCTTAGAAGAACTATTTGAAGCAAAGTTTTCTGAGGCTTTAAAAACCGTTGGTAAAAAGTTTGATTTCATTCAATTATATGAAGCTCGTAGAGAGTTTAGAGATGAAATCGTTGACATCATCGGTACAGACCTTAACGGGTATACTTTAGAAGATTGTGCTATTGATTATCTAGAACAAACGGCTGTTGCGCACTTAAAAGCTGATAATATTCTTGATGCAGAAGGTATTAAGAAAATTAACGATTTAACGGCTGCCCAAAATGTGAAGTCTAATCTTATTAAGCGTGATGAAGAGAAAACTATACGTAAGCAAGATGTTGAAGCAAGAGAAGCTATTCTAGAGCTTGACAAGCAATTGGCTGAAAAAGAAGAGCAGCAAAAAAGAGAAATTGCGAATATAAAATCTCGCGAAGAATCTGAAATTTTAAAAGTATCTGAAGAAGAATTATTAAAGTCAGAAACTGCCCGTATTGCTACTCGTGAAAAAGTGAAAGTTGCCGAAGAAAACATGGAGCGTCAAATTATTGTTGCTCTTAAGAATAAGCAACGTACTGAAGCCGTAGAAACTGAAAGAGTAGAAAAAGACAGACTTTTAGAAGCTACAGAAAGAGAAAGAGTAGTTACGCTTGCACAAATTGAGAAAGAGAAAGTAGTTGAAGTTGAGAAGAAGAACATTCAAGATGTTATTCGTGATCGTGTTACTCTTGAAAAAGGAGTAGTGGAAGAGCAAGAAAACATGAAAGATATTCAAGCTTTCAAGACTGCTGACCGAGATAAGCAAGTAAAAATAACTGTTGCTGAAGCAAATGCACAAGAAGACTTAATTAAAACAATTAAGGCAGCTGAAGCTCAAAAAGAAGCTGCTAAGCAAAAAGCAGAAGAAATTAACATTGAAGCTTTAGCACATAAAGAAGCTAGTACGAAAGAAGCTGATGCTCGTAAAATTTTAGCTGAAGCTCAAGCGAAAGAAGAAGCAATTGTTGGTATGTCTGAAGCGCAGGTGATGCATGCGAAAGCTGATGCTTATGAGCGTGAAGGAATTGTACAAGCTATCATCATCGAGAAAAAAGCGAAAGCAGAAGCAGTTGGTATCGAAGCAAAAGCAGATGCAAAACGTAAAGACGGATTAGCAGAAGCAGATGTTATTAGAGAAAAAGCTATAGCAGATGCCGCTGGTATTGAAGAGAAAGCTAATGCAATGAAGAAATTAGATGGTGTTGGGAAAGAGCATGAAGAATTCAAATTACGTTTAGATAAAGAGTTACAAGTTGATCTTGCTCACATCAATATTCAAAAAGATATAGCAGATGCTCAGGCACAGGTTATTGGTGATGCTTTAAAAGCTGCTAAAATTGATATTGTTGGTGGTGAAACGATGTTCTTTGACCAAATTATCGGGCAAATTACTAGAGCTAAAGGGTATGATAGATTGGTTGAAAACAGTACCAACATACAAGATGTAAAAGATGCTATTTTAGGTAGTGATGACGTAAAAGGTAATCTATTAGAGAAAGTAAAAGAATTCGCTGATAAATACGGAATTTCATCTGAAGACCTCAAAAACGTAACTATAGCTAATTTACTGATGGACTTAAAGTCGAAGTCTAACGATAGCGACGAGCAAACGTTATTTAGTAACCTATTTAACCTTGCAAAGGGATTAGGTATGGGCGATAAAAAACTGAAATAA
- a CDS encoding PspA/IM30 family protein, with protein MNIFKRLFKIGEAETNSAIDKMEDPIKMTEQGIRDMKIDLEKSLEALAQVKALAIRSKNDQDVYKNKAKEYQDKAIIILKKANNKEMDAAEADRLAKEALVQKENNEKQLEATKTETDKFETNVSQMQGNVEALKANIGNWENELKTLKARVKVSNATKNLNKQMAELDSTGTVSMLERMKEKIAQEEALAEAYGDIANSSKSIDEELDKAADTTEAAADDELQKLKEQLGFNKTKK; from the coding sequence ATGAATATATTTAAAAGACTATTTAAAATAGGAGAAGCTGAAACTAATTCGGCAATTGATAAAATGGAAGATCCTATAAAAATGACAGAACAGGGCATTAGGGATATGAAAATAGACCTAGAAAAAAGTTTAGAAGCGCTTGCACAAGTAAAAGCACTTGCCATACGTTCTAAGAATGATCAAGACGTTTACAAGAACAAAGCAAAAGAGTACCAAGACAAAGCCATTATTATTCTAAAGAAGGCTAACAATAAAGAAATGGATGCTGCCGAAGCAGATAGACTTGCTAAAGAAGCTTTAGTTCAAAAAGAAAATAACGAAAAGCAATTAGAAGCTACCAAGACAGAAACTGATAAATTCGAAACTAATGTTAGCCAGATGCAAGGTAATGTTGAAGCTTTAAAAGCCAACATTGGTAATTGGGAAAATGAGCTTAAAACGCTTAAAGCTCGTGTTAAGGTAAGTAATGCGACCAAAAATTTAAACAAGCAAATGGCTGAATTAGATAGTACTGGTACGGTGTCAATGCTTGAAAGAATGAAAGAAAAAATTGCTCAAGAAGAAGCCTTGGCTGAAGCTTATGGCGATATAGCAAATTCTAGTAAATCTATTGATGAAGAATTAGATAAAGCTGCTGATACTACTGAAGCCGCTGCAGATGATGAACTTCAAAAACTAAAAGAACAACTAGGGTTTAATAAAACCAAAAAATAA
- a CDS encoding molecular chaperone Tir encodes MKNHFNITRDYLLQLNFNIVKENRADGILVVEKEDSGIKNLILGVSPPILIMEQFIFSVHNQSEKIFKNLLQKNRDIIHGAFVLDETANRVIFRDTLQIENMDLNEFEASLNSLSLLMSEYSDQIIEFSKY; translated from the coding sequence ATGAAAAACCATTTTAATATAACCAGAGATTACCTTCTTCAATTAAACTTTAATATCGTTAAAGAGAATAGAGCAGACGGTATTTTGGTTGTAGAGAAAGAAGATTCTGGGATAAAAAATCTGATTTTAGGGGTGTCACCACCAATACTGATTATGGAGCAATTTATATTTTCTGTTCATAATCAATCCGAAAAAATCTTTAAAAATTTACTTCAGAAAAATAGAGATATCATTCATGGTGCTTTTGTACTAGATGAAACAGCAAACCGGGTCATATTCAGAGATACATTACAAATCGAGAATATGGATCTAAACGAGTTTGAGGCCAGCCTTAATTCTTTAAGCTTATTAATGAGTGAATACTCAGATCAAATAATTGAATTTTCTAAATATTAA
- a CDS encoding helix-turn-helix domain-containing protein: protein MSYFGKNIRKIRSLKSLSQQAFAELFELKRGTLGAYEEGRSEPKLETLIKIANYFSIPIDDLLTTELTVNNLLKFKGNLTVEQDLGEQEFFIKVPCITTLNQNDYIKYYNKDSYIQDLPFLSLPINPDKKFRAYTVQNLEMSKNELGMFPKDIAIGELIPPSVYSKLNNGTLVFVITDKSIILRRLFITNDTYVLRAEHKNVDDVELQSKEIKEMWRVRYVFYHRLPETNFNIEEKLFQLEKDFDRLKNER, encoded by the coding sequence ATGTCATACTTCGGAAAGAATATTAGAAAAATAAGAAGTTTAAAAAGTCTCAGCCAACAGGCGTTTGCAGAGCTATTTGAGCTTAAAAGAGGGACCTTAGGAGCATATGAAGAAGGACGAAGTGAACCTAAATTAGAAACACTAATTAAAATTGCTAATTATTTTAGCATTCCTATAGATGACCTATTAACAACAGAATTAACCGTAAATAATTTATTAAAGTTTAAAGGGAATTTAACTGTCGAACAAGATTTAGGTGAGCAAGAATTTTTTATAAAAGTACCTTGTATTACCACTTTAAATCAGAACGATTATATAAAGTATTATAATAAAGATTCTTACATTCAAGATTTACCATTTCTATCGTTACCTATTAATCCCGATAAAAAATTTAGGGCTTATACGGTACAGAATTTAGAAATGAGTAAAAATGAATTGGGCATGTTTCCAAAAGATATTGCCATAGGCGAATTGATACCGCCATCGGTTTACTCAAAATTGAATAATGGAACACTTGTTTTTGTAATTACGGATAAAAGCATTATTCTAAGGCGGTTATTTATAACCAATGATACTTATGTTTTACGTGCCGAGCACAAAAATGTAGATGATGTGGAATTGCAATCTAAAGAAATAAAAGAGATGTGGCGTGTTAGATACGTGTTCTATCACAGATTACCAGAGACCAACTTTAATATAGAAGAGAAACTATTTCAATTAGAAAAAGATTTTGATAGACTTAAAAATGAGCGGTAA
- a CDS encoding cold-shock protein has product MSKGTVKFFNDTKGFGFITEEGVEKDHFVHISGLIDEIREGDEVEFELKEGNKGLNAVNVKVI; this is encoded by the coding sequence ATGAGTAAAGGAACAGTAAAATTTTTCAATGACACAAAAGGATTCGGTTTTATCACTGAAGAAGGAGTTGAAAAAGACCACTTTGTACACATTTCAGGTTTAATCGATGAAATTCGTGAAGGCGATGAAGTTGAATTCGAACTAAAAGAAGGAAACAAAGGATTAAACGCAGTGAACGTTAAAGTTATCTAA
- a CDS encoding prolyl oligopeptidase family serine peptidase, whose protein sequence is MQKSILTLSVFLLLLMLNPLLAVEPAIKTISNYENGNYTLILEGYDWGPAVKKVVLPTAKLTTEANASDYTIEVERSADGVEMKLEEVKGSREIVFAYVSDANGSRVPEGNHVTLVLLVHPNNPLDSPIKYVIKDGRGSNQWIDYKMTITNTSTNKIWNKEDSRIFKDLDKFDLNGKYSSNGISLTYASFEPKTTSAKSPLIIWLHGGGEGGTDPSIALVANKATKYASPEIQSFFNGAYVLVPQAPTFWMQDANGEYTRGDNDDIYNKALFNLIDNFVKDNPKIDTDRVYIGGCSNGGYMSLKLILEHPKYFAAGYISALAYLDSNVTDKQIESIKNVPIWFVHSKDDTTTIPDETVVPLYNRLINAKAPNVHFSYYEHVIDLTGFYGGENYYYPGHWSWIYSHANHANFDFNGEPVLLQGENVTIMEWLAAQKK, encoded by the coding sequence ATGCAAAAATCAATTCTAACTTTATCTGTATTTCTTTTGCTGCTGATGCTAAATCCGCTTTTAGCAGTAGAACCGGCAATAAAAACAATTTCTAATTATGAAAATGGTAACTACACTTTAATTTTAGAAGGATACGATTGGGGACCAGCAGTGAAAAAGGTAGTACTACCAACTGCAAAATTGACAACTGAAGCTAATGCTAGCGATTATACAATCGAAGTTGAAAGAAGTGCAGATGGCGTAGAAATGAAGCTAGAAGAAGTAAAAGGTAGTCGAGAAATAGTATTCGCTTATGTTTCTGATGCCAATGGGAGCAGAGTACCTGAAGGAAATCATGTAACCTTAGTTTTATTAGTGCACCCCAACAATCCTTTAGATTCTCCTATTAAATATGTAATTAAAGATGGTAGAGGCAGTAATCAGTGGATTGATTATAAAATGACCATTACCAATACGTCAACAAATAAAATATGGAATAAAGAAGATTCTCGAATATTTAAAGATTTGGATAAGTTTGATTTAAATGGAAAGTATTCTAGTAATGGCATAAGTTTAACGTATGCTTCTTTTGAACCTAAAACGACTTCAGCGAAATCTCCTTTAATTATATGGTTACATGGTGGTGGCGAAGGTGGTACCGACCCAAGTATTGCCTTAGTTGCTAATAAGGCCACTAAATATGCATCACCTGAAATACAATCCTTTTTTAATGGTGCATATGTTCTTGTGCCCCAAGCACCAACTTTTTGGATGCAAGATGCCAATGGAGAATATACAAGAGGTGATAATGATGATATTTATAATAAAGCCTTATTCAACCTAATTGACAATTTCGTAAAAGATAATCCGAAGATAGATACAGATAGGGTTTATATTGGTGGATGCTCAAATGGTGGGTATATGAGTTTGAAACTAATACTTGAACATCCAAAATATTTCGCTGCTGGTTATATAAGTGCTCTTGCTTATTTAGATTCGAATGTTACCGACAAACAAATTGAGAGTATTAAAAATGTGCCGATTTGGTTTGTTCATTCTAAAGACGATACAACGACAATACCAGATGAAACTGTTGTACCATTATATAATAGACTAATTAATGCTAAAGCACCGAATGTTCATTTCTCTTATTATGAGCATGTTATTGATTTAACCGGATTTTATGGTGGCGAAAACTACTATTATCCTGGGCATTGGTCTTGGATTTATAGCCACGCTAACCATGCAAATTTTGATTTTAATGGAGAACCAGTCTTATTACAAGGTGAAAATGTGACTATTATGGAGTGGTTAGCTGCTCAAAAAAAGTAA
- a CDS encoding aminotransferase class IV, translating into MSYPDKVYLNGSIVNSADAKVSVFDRGFIFGDGLYEVMVQINGRFFYEKEHLDRLQSGLQKINIEYDASLLKSEISTLLKSVGLTDKDCMLYIQITRGVAPRQHSYPADIKPTVMMYAVPKVLPEINTVNAHVITRNDFRWSRCDIKMTSLLGNVMLNEEAMQHECYETILHRNGVFTEASHCNVFFVKDGVVYTHPADEYILNGITRIVVIELCHSLGIEIKEIPISTEEIKTIDEAFLTGTSTQIAAIQKIDNHLLFIGNEKGPVTQRLQEAFLKLK; encoded by the coding sequence ATGAGTTATCCTGATAAAGTATATCTAAACGGAAGTATTGTGAATTCTGCGGATGCTAAAGTATCTGTTTTCGATCGCGGATTTATTTTCGGTGATGGATTATATGAAGTAATGGTTCAGATAAACGGTAGATTCTTTTATGAAAAAGAACACCTTGACCGCTTACAATCAGGACTCCAAAAAATTAATATTGAGTATGATGCTAGCTTGCTCAAAAGTGAAATTTCTACTTTATTAAAGTCAGTAGGGCTAACCGATAAAGACTGCATGCTTTACATTCAAATTACTAGGGGAGTAGCACCAAGACAACATTCATATCCTGCAGATATAAAACCAACGGTTATGATGTATGCGGTACCAAAAGTATTGCCTGAAATAAATACTGTAAATGCCCATGTAATTACTAGAAATGATTTCAGGTGGTCTCGCTGCGATATTAAGATGACTTCATTACTGGGTAATGTAATGTTGAACGAAGAAGCCATGCAACATGAGTGCTACGAAACCATTTTACATAGAAACGGAGTTTTTACAGAAGCTTCGCATTGCAATGTGTTTTTTGTCAAAGATGGAGTCGTTTACACACATCCGGCAGATGAGTATATTCTTAATGGCATTACTAGAATTGTGGTTATTGAGCTTTGTCATTCTTTAGGTATAGAAATTAAGGAAATTCCTATTTCAACAGAAGAAATCAAAACAATTGATGAGGCGTTCTTGACAGGTACGAGTACACAGATTGCTGCGATTCAAAAAATTGACAATCATTTACTATTTATAGGAAATGAAAAAGGCCCCGTAACGCAAAGATTACAAGAGGCCTTTTTAAAACTTAAATAA
- a CDS encoding sugar phosphate isomerase/epimerase family protein yields the protein MNNSNSRRTFLKQTGVLSVSSMLPLSVLPMDYKYKMGLQLFTIRDAMAKDPIGSVKYARELGYVDGEIYGYDGENDTYYGIKSKEFKKQIDDLDFTISSGHYDFSSRFKEPNEKLERYVDQCIEGSIILNSTYITWPWLAPEYRTIENFKILKDKLNVIGEQVTSAGLQFAYHNHDFEFTDHNGEQGYDIILSGTDANLVKLQMDMYWVEHSSDKSPAELIAENPGRYVMWHIKDMDKVTRDYSEMGNGSIDYKSMLSSINKDDLQYYYIEQGGNFAENSMQSITDSATYFKKHLQRYL from the coding sequence ATGAACAACTCTAATTCTCGCAGAACATTCTTAAAACAAACTGGTGTACTTTCGGTAAGTTCTATGCTACCCTTGTCTGTATTGCCGATGGATTATAAATATAAAATGGGTTTACAATTGTTCACCATTCGCGATGCAATGGCGAAGGACCCAATCGGGAGTGTTAAATATGCACGTGAACTAGGGTATGTTGACGGGGAAATTTATGGTTATGATGGTGAGAACGACACCTATTACGGTATAAAATCTAAGGAATTTAAAAAACAGATAGATGATTTAGATTTTACTATTTCTAGCGGCCACTACGATTTTTCTAGTCGTTTTAAAGAACCTAATGAAAAGCTCGAACGTTATGTAGACCAATGTATTGAAGGTTCTATTATCTTAAACAGCACATACATTACATGGCCATGGTTGGCACCAGAATATCGTACAATTGAAAATTTTAAAATATTAAAGGATAAATTAAATGTAATAGGGGAACAGGTAACCAGTGCTGGGTTGCAGTTCGCTTATCACAATCACGATTTTGAATTTACAGACCATAATGGTGAGCAAGGTTATGATATTATTTTATCTGGTACAGATGCAAATTTGGTAAAACTACAGATGGATATGTATTGGGTTGAGCATTCTTCAGATAAGAGTCCGGCTGAATTGATTGCCGAGAATCCTGGTCGCTATGTTATGTGGCATATTAAAGATATGGACAAAGTAACTCGTGATTATTCTGAGATGGGTAATGGATCTATTGATTACAAAAGCATGTTATCATCTATTAACAAAGATGATTTACAATATTACTATATAGAGCAAGGCGGTAATTTTGCAGAGAACTCTATGCAGAGTATTACTGATAGCGCTACCTATTTCAAAAAACATCTTCAACGTTATTTATAA
- a CDS encoding PQQ-dependent sugar dehydrogenase: protein MKSSFLKITMVLAVVISLNSCKENKKESNDSAATEVELDSTDLALLDLNLPEGFKIEVYARGVDGARSMAMGDNGTLFVGTRTENNVYAIQDTNGDFKADNIIVLDTMEVPNGIAMRNGDLYVAQVGSLWKYPNIEEQIGGELVKELIYDDFPTEFHHGWKYIAFGPDDKLYVPVGAPCNICNKTDEDGRFATISRMDPDGSNREIYARGVRNSVGFTWHPDTKQMWFTDNGRDMLGDDIPPCELNTVTEAGQHFGYPFCHGGIVKDPEFGDLRPCSDFVDPALQLDAHVAPLGIKFYTGTMFPAEYKGKAFIAEHGSWNRSKKVGYRIMMVDIEDGEVVNSETFIDGWLDEVAQKATGRPVDLLVLEDGSMLISDDFGDAIYRLSYSNTAVASN, encoded by the coding sequence ATGAAAAGTTCATTTTTAAAGATAACTATGGTGCTCGCCGTAGTAATATCGCTAAATTCTTGTAAAGAGAATAAAAAAGAAAGCAATGACAGTGCCGCAACTGAAGTAGAACTTGATAGCACCGATTTGGCTTTGTTAGATTTAAACTTACCTGAAGGTTTTAAAATTGAGGTTTACGCTAGGGGAGTAGATGGTGCGCGTTCTATGGCTATGGGTGATAATGGGACCTTATTTGTGGGTACTCGTACAGAAAACAATGTGTATGCAATTCAAGATACCAATGGCGATTTCAAAGCTGATAATATTATAGTGCTCGATACGATGGAAGTACCAAATGGTATTGCCATGAGAAATGGAGATTTATATGTTGCTCAAGTTGGTAGCCTTTGGAAATATCCGAATATTGAAGAACAAATTGGTGGCGAGCTAGTAAAGGAATTGATTTATGATGATTTTCCGACGGAATTTCATCACGGATGGAAATATATAGCCTTCGGACCAGATGACAAGCTTTATGTTCCTGTTGGGGCACCATGTAATATTTGTAATAAGACGGATGAAGATGGGCGATTTGCAACCATTTCAAGAATGGATCCTGACGGTAGCAATCGAGAAATTTATGCTAGAGGAGTTAGAAACTCTGTCGGATTCACTTGGCATCCTGATACGAAACAAATGTGGTTTACAGATAATGGTCGCGATATGTTAGGTGACGATATTCCGCCTTGCGAACTAAATACAGTTACCGAAGCTGGTCAGCATTTTGGATACCCATTTTGCCATGGTGGCATTGTTAAAGACCCTGAATTTGGAGATTTACGCCCTTGTTCAGATTTTGTTGATCCTGCTTTACAGTTAGACGCTCACGTTGCTCCACTTGGTATTAAGTTTTATACTGGCACTATGTTCCCTGCGGAATATAAGGGTAAAGCTTTCATAGCAGAACACGGTTCTTGGAACAGAAGCAAGAAAGTAGGGTATCGAATTATGATGGTTGATATTGAAGATGGTGAAGTTGTAAATAGTGAAACATTTATTGATGGTTGGTTAGATGAAGTAGCTCAAAAAGCTACCGGAAGACCTGTAGATTTATTAGTATTAGAAGATGGCTCTATGCTGATATCTGATGATTTTGGAGATGCAATTTACAGACTATCATACAGCAATACTGCGGTAGCGAGTAACTAA
- a CDS encoding SDR family oxidoreductase: MENILVAGANGTTGKKIVNLLKNSQYFQPIAMVRKEEQKEQFEKENIKTVLGDLEKDLSHTVENIDKVIFAAGSGGKKVIEVDQEGAKNLIDASKKANIKKFVMLSSMGADNPEEASDLKEYLKAKHNADEYLKSANLGYAIVRPGSLTNEVGTGKIELQSKLNKQGSITRDDVAQTLVRSLHDDAAINSTFEIIQGETLIGKAMDA, from the coding sequence ATGGAAAATATATTAGTAGCCGGAGCCAACGGTACAACCGGAAAAAAAATAGTAAACCTTTTAAAGAATTCTCAATATTTTCAACCTATAGCAATGGTTCGAAAAGAAGAGCAAAAAGAACAGTTTGAAAAAGAAAACATAAAAACAGTGCTTGGTGATTTAGAAAAAGATTTATCGCATACTGTTGAAAATATCGACAAGGTAATTTTCGCTGCTGGATCTGGTGGTAAAAAAGTAATCGAAGTTGACCAAGAGGGAGCTAAAAATCTAATTGATGCCTCTAAAAAAGCAAATATTAAGAAGTTTGTAATGCTTAGTTCGATGGGGGCAGATAACCCTGAAGAGGCGAGCGATTTAAAAGAATACTTAAAAGCGAAACATAATGCTGATGAATATTTAAAGTCTGCAAATTTAGGGTATGCTATTGTTAGACCTGGATCTTTAACAAATGAGGTTGGTACAGGCAAAATTGAACTACAATCTAAACTGAACAAACAAGGTTCTATTACCAGAGATGATGTAGCGCAAACATTGGTAAGGTCTTTACACGATGATGCGGCAATAAATTCAACTTTTGAAATTATACAAGGCGAAACATTGATTGGGAAAGCCATGGATGCTTAA
- a CDS encoding alkene reductase, which produces MSTQALLTPFHKNLDLKNRIVMAPMTRSRAANEGNIPTEDLHVPYYAQRASAGLIITEGSQVSKDAVGYINTAGIYSKEQVEGWKKVTKAVHDKGGKIFIQLWHVGRMSHPDFHDGELPLAPSAINPNAKSFTPEGFKDTVIPKAMTTSDIKQTVENFKNAAINAIEAGFDGVEIHSSNGYLFHQFFNSTSNIRTDEYGGNIENRTRFFFEVLDAMKAVIPQEKIGVRFNPSLNDMFGITLDEETIPTFEYIIKKLNDYNLAYVHLSEPFNDVSNVPFAVEHIAKHFRPLYNGTLMINAGFDQESGNKVIEEGNADLVAFGKPFISNPDLVERFEHNYPLAEWDADTFYTAGKEGYIDYPEYSEVN; this is translated from the coding sequence ATGAGCACTCAAGCATTATTAACTCCGTTTCATAAAAATTTAGATTTAAAAAATAGGATAGTCATGGCACCTATGACTAGAAGTAGGGCGGCAAATGAAGGAAATATACCTACCGAAGATTTACATGTTCCATATTACGCACAAAGAGCATCTGCAGGATTAATTATTACCGAAGGTTCGCAAGTTTCTAAAGATGCCGTAGGTTATATAAACACTGCTGGAATATACTCTAAAGAACAGGTAGAAGGCTGGAAAAAAGTAACAAAAGCTGTTCATGATAAAGGCGGAAAAATATTTATTCAATTGTGGCATGTTGGACGTATGTCTCACCCAGATTTTCATGATGGCGAATTGCCATTGGCTCCGTCAGCAATAAATCCGAATGCGAAATCATTCACACCTGAAGGATTTAAAGATACCGTGATACCAAAAGCAATGACTACTTCTGACATTAAACAAACAGTTGAAAATTTTAAAAACGCTGCTATAAATGCGATTGAAGCGGGATTTGACGGAGTGGAAATTCATTCTTCTAACGGCTATCTATTTCACCAATTTTTTAATAGCACTTCTAACATCAGAACAGATGAATATGGTGGAAATATAGAAAATAGAACTCGTTTCTTTTTTGAAGTTTTAGATGCTATGAAAGCCGTTATTCCACAAGAAAAAATAGGAGTACGATTTAATCCGTCGTTGAACGATATGTTCGGTATCACTTTAGATGAAGAAACAATACCAACTTTCGAATATATTATCAAGAAATTAAATGATTATAATTTGGCTTACGTTCATTTGTCTGAGCCATTTAATGACGTTTCTAATGTGCCATTCGCTGTAGAACATATTGCGAAACATTTTAGACCACTTTATAATGGAACTTTAATGATCAATGCTGGTTTTGATCAAGAATCTGGTAATAAAGTTATTGAAGAAGGTAATGCAGATTTGGTTGCTTTCGGTAAGCCGTTTATTTCTAATCCGGATTTGGTTGAGCGTTTCGAGCATAATTATCCCCTTGCAGAATGGGATGCAGATACTTTTTATACTGCAGGTAAAGAAGGTTATATAGATTATCCAGAATACAGCGAAGTAAACTAA